A genomic region of Methanosarcina thermophila TM-1 contains the following coding sequences:
- a CDS encoding AMP-binding protein encodes MTSLLNKFVSKTDFDSYEDFKENFKILVPENFNFAYDVVDVYARDSPEKLAMVWCNDEGEERRFTFKDMKYYSDKAANFFAKHGIGKGDYVMLTLKSRYEFWFCILALHKLGAIAVPATHMLKTRDIVYRIEKAGLKMIVCIAEDGVPEQVDEAHSQCGNIPLKKAVVGGKAREGWIDFRKELEEASADFERPTGEAATKNSDISLAYFSSGTAGFPKMVEHDFTYPLGHILTAKYWQNVEDDGLHYTVADSGWGKCVWGKLYGQWIAGCAVFVYDYDRFDAKNLLEKASRHGVTTFCAPPTIYRFLIKEDLSKYDFGTLKYAVVAGEPLNPEVYNRFLEFTGIKLMEGFGQTETVVTIATYPWMEPKPGSIGKPSPGFKIELMDRDGRICEVGEEGEIVINTMEGKPVGLFVHYGKDPEKTKETWHDGYYHTGDMAWKDEDGYLWFVGRADDIIKTSGYKVGPFEVESALIQHPAVLECAITGAPDPIRGQVIKATVVLTKGYTPGDALKKELQEHVKRVTAPYKYPRIIDFVEELPKTISGKIRRVEIRHKDQGLESQE; translated from the coding sequence ATGACCTCTTTGCTCAATAAATTTGTTTCCAAAACCGATTTTGATTCCTATGAGGATTTCAAAGAGAATTTTAAAATCCTTGTTCCTGAAAACTTCAACTTTGCCTATGACGTAGTCGATGTCTATGCGAGAGATTCCCCTGAAAAGCTTGCTATGGTCTGGTGTAATGATGAAGGGGAAGAGAGGCGCTTTACTTTCAAAGATATGAAGTACTACAGCGATAAAGCCGCGAATTTCTTTGCAAAGCATGGAATAGGGAAAGGCGACTATGTAATGCTCACCTTAAAGAGCAGGTATGAGTTCTGGTTTTGTATCCTTGCACTGCATAAACTGGGAGCCATTGCCGTACCTGCAACACATATGCTCAAGACGCGGGATATTGTATACCGGATCGAAAAAGCCGGACTAAAGATGATTGTTTGCATAGCGGAAGATGGAGTTCCCGAACAGGTAGACGAAGCACATTCCCAGTGTGGGAATATCCCACTCAAAAAAGCAGTAGTTGGAGGAAAAGCTCGAGAAGGCTGGATTGATTTCAGGAAAGAACTTGAAGAGGCTTCAGCAGATTTTGAACGTCCTACAGGCGAGGCTGCTACAAAAAACAGCGATATTTCCCTCGCTTATTTCTCCTCAGGGACTGCTGGTTTCCCGAAAATGGTAGAACATGACTTTACCTACCCTCTAGGACACATTCTCACTGCAAAATACTGGCAGAATGTGGAAGATGACGGGCTTCACTATACGGTTGCAGACAGCGGCTGGGGAAAATGCGTATGGGGAAAACTCTATGGGCAATGGATCGCAGGTTGTGCGGTTTTTGTCTATGACTATGACCGTTTTGATGCCAAAAACTTGCTTGAAAAAGCCTCGAGACACGGGGTTACAACTTTCTGTGCCCCGCCTACAATCTATCGCTTCCTGATTAAGGAAGACCTCTCAAAATATGATTTCGGTACCCTGAAATACGCGGTTGTTGCAGGTGAACCTCTTAACCCTGAGGTATACAACCGATTTCTGGAATTCACCGGAATAAAGCTTATGGAAGGCTTCGGGCAAACTGAAACTGTTGTGACCATTGCGACCTATCCCTGGATGGAACCTAAGCCCGGATCAATAGGGAAGCCATCTCCTGGTTTTAAAATCGAATTGATGGACAGGGACGGCAGGATCTGTGAAGTCGGGGAAGAGGGAGAAATCGTCATCAATACAATGGAAGGAAAGCCTGTAGGGCTCTTTGTTCACTACGGAAAAGATCCTGAGAAAACTAAGGAAACCTGGCACGATGGCTATTACCACACAGGAGATATGGCCTGGAAGGACGAAGACGGCTACCTGTGGTTTGTGGGAAGGGCTGACGATATCATAAAGACCTCAGGATACAAAGTCGGACCCTTCGAAGTAGAAAGTGCCCTTATCCAGCATCCTGCGGTGCTTGAATGCGCAATTACAGGTGCTCCTGACCCTATAAGAGGCCAGGTTATCAAGGCAACTGTTGTGCTCACAAAAGGGTACACACCCGGAGACGCGCTTAAAAAGGAACTTCAGGAGCACGTAAAAAGAGTCACTGCCCCTTACAAGTATCCACGCATTATAGATTTTGTTGAGGAACTTCCAAAGACCATCAGCGGAAAAATCCGCAGGGTTGAGATCCGGCACAAAGACCAGGGTTTAGAAAGCCAGGAATGA